A DNA window from Pogona vitticeps strain Pit_001003342236 chromosome 2, PviZW2.1, whole genome shotgun sequence contains the following coding sequences:
- the RARS1 gene encoding arginine--tRNA ligase, cytoplasmic, translating into MEVAQCAERLCRQEKEIKFLTAEIDRLKNCGCLGVSPSLEGLREENVKLKYRINVLQKSLQEEQNRGKPSEGMININNLLQEIFGVAIKASYPDLENPPLAVTPSQQSRFGDYQCNSAMSITQILLKTKEQKVSPREIADKIARSIPDNECIEKVEIAGPGFINVHLRKDFVSKQLSSMLVNGVQPPAVGKRKKVVVDFSSPNIAKEMHVGHLRSTIIGDSMCRLFEFVGYDVLRLNHLGDWGTQFGMLIAHLQDKFPDYLTVSPPIGDLQAFYKESKRRFDTEEEFKKRAYQCVVLLQSKNPDFIKAWKLICDVSRKEFQKIYDCLDISLIERGESYYQDKMCDVVNEFEKRGFVQVDDGRKIVFVPGCSIPLTIVKSDGGFTYDTSDLAAIKQRLLEEKADGIIYVVDSGQSMHLQTIFAAAQMIGWYDPKVTRVVHASFGVVLGEDKKKFKTRSGDTVRLIDLLEEGLKRSMDKLKEKERDKVLTPEELKAAQTSVAFGCIKYADLSHNRINDYIFSFDKMLDDRGNTAAYLLYAFTRIRSIARLANIDEETLKKAARTTGIILDHEKEWKLGKCILRFPEVIQKILDDLLLHALCDYLYELATTFTEFYDNCYCVEKDRQTGKIVKVNMWRMLLCEATAAVMAKGFDILGIKPVQKM; encoded by the exons GAAAAGGAAATCAAGTTCCTGACTGCAGAAATTGACCGGCTGAAAAACTGTGGATGTTTGGGAGTTTCCCCAAGCTTGGAGGGATTGCGGGAAGAGAATGTGAAACTTAAATATCGCATAAATGTTCTGCAGAAG AGTCTTCAGGAGGAACAGAATAGGGGAAAACCTTCAGAAGGCATGattaatatcaacaacctccttCAAGAAATTTTTGGTGTGGCTATTAAAGCTTCTTATCCAGACCTAGAAAACCCTCCACTGGCAGTAACACCAAGTCAGCAGTCCAGGTTTGGTGATTACCAGTGTAACAGTGCTATGAGCATAACTCAG ATACTGCTCAAAACTAAGGAGCAAAAAGTTAGCCCACGAGAAATTGCTGACAAGATTGCCAGAAGCATTCCTGACAACGAATGTATTGAGAAAGTTGAAATTGCTGGGCCAG GTTTTATCAATGTACACCTCAGAAAAGACTTTGTATCTAAACAGCTGAGCAGTATGCTGGTGAATGGTGTTCAGCCCCCAGCTGTTGGCAAGAGGAAAAAG GTGGTGGTTGATTTCTCCTCTCCTAACATTGCAAAAGAGATGCACGTTGGTCACCTGAGGTCAACTATAATTGGAGACAGCATGTGTCGTCTCTTTGAATTTGTGGGGTATGATGTTCTACG ATTAAACCATTTAGGAGATTGGGGCACCCAGTTTGGAATGCTGATTGCTCACTTGCAAGataaattcccagattatttgaCTGTTTCACCCCCCATTGGAGATCTTCAAGCTTTTTATAAG gaATCCAAAAGAAGATTTGATACAGAGGAGGAGTTTAAGAAGCGTGCATACCAGTGTGTGGTCCTATTACAGAGCAAAAATCCAGATTTCATTAAGGCTTGGAAACTGATTTGCGATGTATCCCGGAAAG AATTCCAAAAAATCTATGACTGTTTAGATATCTCCCTAATAGAAAGAGGAGAATCTTACTATCAAGATAAGATGTGCGATGTCGTGAACGAGTTTGAAAAACGAG GGTTTGTACAAGTGGATGATGGCCGGAAGATTGTCTTTGTTCCAGGTTGCTCTATTCCCTTGACAATTGTGAAATCAGATGGAGGGTTCACATATGACACATCTGATTTAGCAGCAATAAAGCAGAGGCTGTTGGAAGAAAAAGCTGACGGTATAATCTATGTAGTAGATAGTGGACAG TCTATGCACTTGCAAACAATTTTTGCTGCAGCTCAGATGATTGGCTGGTATGACCCCAAGGTGACCAGAGTAGTTCATGCTTCTTTTGGTGTTGTGTTGGGAGAAGACAA GAAAAAGTTTAAAACACGTTCTGGAGATACAGTACGGCTGATTGACCTTCTTGAAGAGGGACTGAAGAGATCAATGGACAAactgaaggaaaaggagagagataaG GTTCTGACACCTGAAGAACTGAAAGCAGCCCAAACCTCCGTTGCTTTTGGTTGCATTAAGTATGCCGATCTTTCCCATAATAGAATAAATGATTATATCTTCTCTTTTGACAAAATGCTGGATGACAGAGGAAATACAGCAGCATATTTACTTTATGCCTTCACTCGAATCAG ATCAATAGCAAGGCTGGCCAATATTGATGAAGAGACACTCAAGAAGGCAGCTAGAACAACAGGAATAATTTTGGACCATGAAAAAGAATGGAAGCTAGGGAAGTGCATTTTGAGGTTCCCCGAGGTTATTCAGAAGATCTTGGATGACCTTTTACTACATGCACTCTGTGACTATCTCTATGAACTGGCCACTACCTTTACTGAATTCTATGACAACTGCTACTGTGTGGAAAAGGACAGACAGACTG GTAAAATAGTCAAAGTGAACATGTGGCGAATGCTCTTGTGTGAAGCAACAGCGGCTGTCATGGCCAAAGGTTTTGACATCTTGGGAATCAAGCCTGTCCAGAAAATGTAA